A genomic stretch from Neomonachus schauinslandi chromosome 14, ASM220157v2, whole genome shotgun sequence includes:
- the LOC110577149 gene encoding 60S ribosomal protein L34-like has protein sequence MVQRLTYRRRLSYKTASNKTRLSQTPGNRIVYLYTKKVGKAPKSACGMCPGRLRGVCAVRPKVLMRLSKMKKHVSRAYGGSMCAKCVRDRIKRAFLIKEQKIVVKVLKAQAESQKAK, from the coding sequence ATGGTCCAGCGTTTGACCTACCGTCGTAGGCTGTCCTATAAAACAGCCTCTAACAAAACTAGGCTGTCCCAAACCCCTGGTAATAGAATCGTTTACCTTTATACCAAGAAGGTTGGGAAAGCACCAAAATCTGCATGTGGCATGTGCCCAGGACGACTTCGAGGAGTTTGTGCTGTGAGACCTAAAGTCCTTATGAGGTTgtccaaaatgaaaaaacacgTCAGCAGGGCCTATGGTGGTTCCATGTGTGCTAAGTGTGTTCGTGACAGGATCAAGCGTGCTTTCCTTATCAAGGAGCAGAAAATCGTTGTGAAAGTGTTGAAGGCCCAAGCAGAGAGTcagaaagctaaataa